In Humulus lupulus chromosome 6, drHumLupu1.1, whole genome shotgun sequence, a single genomic region encodes these proteins:
- the LOC133781758 gene encoding receptor-like protein EIX2 isoform X1 has product MPCEFHINAPLILYIDKDSDNRRGYTGDLSLSSHIIWKGVEYEYQSILGLLRLIDLSSNKLTGEIPAEVTRLVELTQLNLSRNELSGHIPEKIGNLGKLESLDLSHNKLSGKIPKSLAELSLLDHLDLSNNQLSGKIPTSTQLQSFNASAYTMNHGLFVPPLTDWHESGTSPDGFLASTHDQEDETWFNLSWFYKGIGVGFTIGFCGVCINFVIINYYWRNSYFMFMHSVRNILSKGLLRRTLAWIDRSLS; this is encoded by the exons ATGCCTTGCGAATTTCACATCAATGCTCCACTCATATTATACATTGACAAAGATTCAGATAATAGACGTGGTTACACTGGAGACCTAAGTCTTTCATCACACATTATTTGGAAAGGAGTAGAATATGAATATCAAAGTATTCTTGGTTTGTTAAGACTTATTGATTTATCGAGTAATAAATTGACTGGAGAGATTCCAGCTGAAGTGACGCGTCTTGTGGAATTGACTCAGTTAAACTTATCACGGAACGAGTTGAGTGGACACATTCCTGAAAAGATTGGGAACTTGGGAAAGTTAGAATCTTTGGACTTGTCTCATAACAAGCTTTCCGGTAAAATTCCCAAAAGCTTGGCGGAATTATCTCTTCTGGATCATTTGGATTTGTCAAACAACCAATTGTCAGGAAAAATCCCTACAAGCACTCAACTGCAAAGTTTCAATGCTTCTGCATATACCATGAACCATGGACTCTTTGTGCCTCCTCTAACCGATTGGCATGAAAGCGGAACTTCACCAGATGGTTTTTTGGCTTCAACTCATGATCAAGAAGATGAAACATGGTTTAACTTGTCATGGTTTTATAAAGGGATTGGAGTTGGATTCACTATTGGATTTTGTGGAGTTTGTATCAATTTTGTGATAATAAACTATTATTGGAGAAATTCTTACTTTATGTTCATGCATAGCGTAAGAAATATTCTATCAAAGGGACTGTTGAGGAGAACGCTAGCTTGGATTGACAG ATCCCTCAGTTGA
- the LOC133781758 gene encoding receptor-like protein EIX2 isoform X2, which translates to MPCEFHINAPLILYIDKDSDNRRGYTGDLSLSSHIIWKGVEYEYQSILGLLRLIDLSSNKLTGEIPAEVTRLVELTQLNLSRNELSGHIPEKIGNLGKLESLDLSHNKLSGKIPKSLAELSLLDHLDLSNNQLSGKIPTSTQLQSFNASAYTMNHGLFVPPLTDWHESGTSPDGFLASTHDQEDETWFNLSWFYKGIGVGFTIGFCGVCINFVIINYYWRNSYFMFMHSVRNILSKGLLRRTLAWIDS; encoded by the exons ATGCCTTGCGAATTTCACATCAATGCTCCACTCATATTATACATTGACAAAGATTCAGATAATAGACGTGGTTACACTGGAGACCTAAGTCTTTCATCACACATTATTTGGAAAGGAGTAGAATATGAATATCAAAGTATTCTTGGTTTGTTAAGACTTATTGATTTATCGAGTAATAAATTGACTGGAGAGATTCCAGCTGAAGTGACGCGTCTTGTGGAATTGACTCAGTTAAACTTATCACGGAACGAGTTGAGTGGACACATTCCTGAAAAGATTGGGAACTTGGGAAAGTTAGAATCTTTGGACTTGTCTCATAACAAGCTTTCCGGTAAAATTCCCAAAAGCTTGGCGGAATTATCTCTTCTGGATCATTTGGATTTGTCAAACAACCAATTGTCAGGAAAAATCCCTACAAGCACTCAACTGCAAAGTTTCAATGCTTCTGCATATACCATGAACCATGGACTCTTTGTGCCTCCTCTAACCGATTGGCATGAAAGCGGAACTTCACCAGATGGTTTTTTGGCTTCAACTCATGATCAAGAAGATGAAACATGGTTTAACTTGTCATGGTTTTATAAAGGGATTGGAGTTGGATTCACTATTGGATTTTGTGGAGTTTGTATCAATTTTGTGATAATAAACTATTATTGGAGAAATTCTTACTTTATGTTCATGCATAGCGTAAGAAATATTCTATCAAAGGGACTGTTGAGGAGAACGCTAGCTTGGATTGACAG TTGA
- the LOC133784774 gene encoding receptor-like protein EIX1, with product MIILVVWLLFLLTTAAHVRCDDGDGGSQCIEKEKEALLSFKRVADPGNLLSWATNSSNQNCCNWEEITCDDQTNHVVAIDYDNYIYGKELGGEIGCSLAELHYLNYLSLSFNDFTRIPKCIGSFKLLTHLDLSYNPISGAIPPEFGNLTKLQDLHLSYNDSIYVDSLEWLSRLTSLKTFALYEANFTKAGLESFRVPPFLSDLDLSDCLLPKVDLSSLSPSNYSSNFLKTLTLDGNSIHPTAITWFLNSSNNLFELTMSVNIIDGLFPDSIRGQKSLSEVYLTGNKAELENGVLKSLGNLSNMQILDLSYNNLSGTLHNVLENLAGSAKNSLETLYLDDNQLSGSILEDAENTFPSLKVLDLANNRLEGTFPSHLGRFPSLETLRLYDNQLTGPLPDLSSMLNLTYFYASNNRFNGTSTESIIGGLSHLEYLEVSSNSLVGVISEVDLIKYPKLESLSFSYNSALRLKFNSNWVPPFQLQTIELASCKLGPQFPSWLQTQSQLSRLDISDNDISSVVPNWFSNISSGLRHLNMSFNLLYSTLPHFPLIGAQITVVDLSFNKFHGSIPSSLSNASNLNLSHNNFTSCSSFLCEAKDAATEFLDMSNNQLFGSLPDCWGNFNSSLYFLKLDYNDFSREIPSSIGSLTNIQSLQLGNNNFSGALPSTLENCINLQALDFGWNSLEGTIPSWIGERFASLISPQMV from the exons ATGATAATATTAGTAGTGTGGCTTCTTTTCTTGCTTACCACCGCTGCTCATGTACGGTGTGATGATGGTGATGGAGGCAGTCAGTGCATAGAGAAGGAGAAAGAGGCTCTCCTCAGCTTTAAGAGAGTTGCTGATCCAGGTAACCTTCTTTCTTGGGCAACTAATAGTTCCAACCAAAACTGTTGTAACTGGGAAGAAATCACTTGTGATGACCAAACCAATCATGTCGTTGCTATTGATtatgataattatatttatggGAAAGAACTTGGTGGTGAGATTGGTTGCTCCTTGGCTGAGCTGCACTACTTGAATTACTTGAGTCTATCTTTCAACGACTTTACTCGAATTCCCAAGTGTATTGGTTCTTTCAAACTTCTCACGCATCTTGACCTTTCATATAATCCAATTAGTGGTGCCATTCCCCCTGAGTTTGGAAATCTTACCAAATTGCAGGATCTTCATCTTTCTTATAATGATAGTATATATGTTGATAGTCTTGAGTGGCTCTCTCGTCTCACTTCTTTGAAGACCTTTGCATTGTATGAGGCCAATTTTACTAAAGCAGGGCTTGAATCATTTAGAGTGCCACCTTTCTTATCAGACTTGGACCTATCAGATTGTCTACTTCCCAAAGTAGATCTTTCATCTCTTTCCCCTTCGAATTATTCGTCTAATTTTCTAAAAACTCTCACACTTGATGGTAATTCAATACATCCCACTGCAATTACTTGGTTTTTAAACTCAAGTAATAATCTTTTTGAACTTACTATGTCAGTGAACATCATAGATGGTTTATTTCCAGATTCCATTAGAGGACAAAAATCTTTGTCAGAAGTTTATTTGACTGGAAACAAAGCTGAACTTGAAAATGGAGTACTAAAGTCCTTGGGGAATCTTTCCAACATGCAGATCTTAGATTTATCTTACAACAACCTTAGTGGTACCTTACATAATGTTTTAGAAAATCTAGCAGGTTCTGCCAAGAATTCATTAGAGACTTTATATTTAGATGACAACCAACTTAGTGGGTCAATTCTTGAGGATGCTGAAAACACATTCCCATCTCTGAAAGTGCTAGATCTTGCTAATAATCGGTTGGAAGGTACTTTTCCTAGCCACTTGGGTCGATTTCCAAGTCTTGAAACATTGCGTTTGTATGACAACCAACTCACAGGACCATTACCTGATCTTTCATCAATGCTAAACTTGACATATTTTTATGCAAGTAACAATAGGTTTAATGGTACTTCAACTGAGAGTATTATTGGTGGACTATCTCATCTTGAGTATTTAGAAGTCTCTTCAAACTCTCTTGTTGGGGTTATCTCTGAAGTGGACCTAATTAAGTATCCCAAATTGGAGAGTCTATCTTTTTCCTATAACTCAGCTTTGAGATTGAAGTTCAACTCCAATTGGGTTCCTCCATTTCAGTTGCAAACCATAGAACTCGCATCTTGCAAGTTAGGTCCACAATTTCCTAGTTGGCTACAAACTCAATCACAACTCTCCCGTCTTGACATTTCAGATAATGATATTTCTAGTGTTGTTCCCAATTGGTTCAGTAATATATCATCCGGGTTGCGGcacttaaatatgtctttcaatcTTCTTTATAGTACCTTGCCACATTTTCCATTGATAGGTGCTCAGATTACAGTAGTTGATTTGAGTTTCAATAAATTCCATGGTTCTATTCCATCTTCTCTCTCCAATGCATCCAATTTAAATCTCTCCCATAATAATTTCACTAGTTGCAGCTCCTTTCTATGTGAAGCAAAAGATGCGGCAACAGAATTTCTTGACATGTCCAATAATCAATTATTCGGAAGCCTTCCTGATTGTTGGGGGAATTTCAACAGTAGTCTATATTTTCTGAAGTTAGATTACAATGACTTCTCAAGAGAGATCCCAAGTTCCATTGGAAGTTTGACAAATATTCAATCTCTACAATTGGGGAACAACAACTTTTCAGGAGCTTTGCCTTCTACATTGGAGAACTGTATTAATCTGCAAGCTTTGGATTTTGGATGGAATAGTTTGGAAGGAACAATACCGTCATGGATTGGTGAAAGATTTGCATCATTA ATCTCTCCTCAAATGGTTTAA
- the LOC133784775 gene encoding receptor-like protein EIX2 → MVQNTGHTSPNILITYGLDYMGEYQSLASRVIWKGIEYEYKSILGLLRLIDLSSNELAGEIPVDMTRLLELTQLNLSRNELSGNIPKEIGSLTKLESLDLSHNKFSGAIPISLAQVSLLNHLDLSNNRLSGKIPTSTQLQSFHASTYTMNHGLCGPPLTSSCHEDGTLEEGSLASAHDKEDETWFELSWFYKGIGVGFTVGFCGVCVNLVMIKHFMHSLRNVLSKALC, encoded by the coding sequence ATGGTCCAGAACACTGGCCATACAAGTCCCAACATTTTGATAACATATGGACTTGACTACATGGGAGAGTATCAAAGTCTTGCGTCacgggttatttggaaaggaatAGAGTATGAATATAAGAGTATTCTTGGTTTGCTAAGACTGATTGATCTATCGAGTAATGAATTGGCTGGAGAGATACCTGTTGACATGACTCGTCTTTTGGAATTGACTCAGTTAAACCTATCACGAAACGAGTTGAGTGGAAACATTCCTAAAGAGATTGGGAGCTTGACTAAGTTAGAGTCTTTGGATTTGTCCCATAACAAGTTTTCTGGTGCAATTCCCATAAGCTTGGCACAAGTGTCTCTTCTGAATCATTTGGATTTGTCAAACAATCGATTGTCTGGAAAAATTCCCACAAGCACTCAACTACAAAGTTTCCATGCTTCTACATATACCATGAACCATGGACTCTGCGGACCTCCTCTGACAAGTTCATGTCATGAAGATGGAACTTTGGAAGAAGGTTCTTTGGCCTCAGCTCATGATAAAGAAGATGAAACGTGGTTTGAGTTGTCATGGTTTTATAAAGGAATTGGAGTTGGATTCACTGTAGGATTTTGTGGAGTTTGTGTCAATTTAGTGATGATAAAGCATTTCATGCATAGCCTAAGAAATGTGCTATCAAAGGCACTGTGCTGA
- the LOC133784776 gene encoding receptor-like protein EIX2, translating to MRITIVFLLFLLSTAAHVRCDDGDGGSQCIEKEKEALLSFKRVADPGNLLSWATNSSNQNCCNWKGITCDNQTNHVVAIDYLGYYGAQLGGEIGCSLAELHYLNYLSLSDNNFTRIPKCIGSFKLLTHLDLSYNPISGAIPPEFGNLTKLQDLHLSYNDSIYVDSLEWLSRLTSLKTFALYEANFTKAGLESFRVPPFLSDLDLSDCLLPKVDLSSLSPSNYSSNFLKTLTLDGNSIHPTAITWFLNSSNNLFELTISYNFIDGLFPDSIRGKKSLSKVDLRGNTAELENGVLKSLGNLSNMQILDLSQNNLSGTFLHNVLENLAGSAKNSLETLDLNDNQLSGSILEDAENTFPSLKVLDLGNNRLEGTFPSHLSRFPSLESLDLYDNQLRGPLPDLSSMPNLTEFYASNNRFNGTSTESIIGELSHLELLFVSSNSLVGVISEVNLIKYPKLKRLSFSHNSALRLKFNSNWVPIQWQTIELASCKLGPQFPSWLQTQSQLSHLDISDNDISSVVPNWFSNISSGLSYLNMSFNLLYSTLPHFPLIGAGIEVDLSFNQFHGSIPSSLSNASYVYLSDNNFTSCSFFLCEAKDAATYFLDMSNNQLFGSLPDCWGNFNSHLNFLKLDYNDFSREIPSSIGSLTNIQSLQLGNNNFSGALPSTLENCTNMRALDFGWNGLEGTIPRWIGERFTSLVFLNLKSNKFVGNIPLSLCHLSHIQILDLSSNGLSGVIPSCLANFTSMVHSDYLDTEILMVGLNFPGGNSSLSSQITWKGVEYEYKSILGLLRLIDLSNNKLTGEIPAEVTRLAELTQLNLSRNELSGHIPENIGNLGKLESLDLSHNKLSGKIPKSLAELSLLDYLDLSNNKLSGKIPTSTQLQSFNASAYTMNHGLYGPPLTDWHESGTSPDSFLASTQDQEDVTWFNLSWFYKGIGVGFTIGFCGVCINFVIINYYWRNSYFMFMHSVRNILSNGLLRRKLAWIHRSLS from the exons ATGAGGATTACGATAGTATTCTTGTTATTCTTGCTTTCCACCGCTGCTCATGTACGGTGTGATGATGGTGATGGAGGCAGTCAGTGCATAGAGAAGGAGAAAGAGGCTCTCCTCAGCTTTAAGAGAGTTGCTGATCCAGGTAACCTTCTTTCTTGGGCAACTAATAGTTCCAACCAAAACTGTTGTAACTGGAAAGGAATCACTTGTGATAACCAAACCAATCATGTCGTTGCTattgattatttgggttattatGGAGCACAACTTGGTGGTGAGATTGGTTGCTCCTTGGCTGAGCTGCACTACTTGAATTACTTGAGTCTATCTGACAATAACTTTACTCGAATTCCCAAGTGTATTGGTTCTTTCAAACTTCTCACGCATCTTGACCTTTCATATAATCCAATTAGTGGTGCCATTCCCCCTGAGTTTGGAAATCTTACCAAATTGCAGGATCTTCATCTTTCTTATAATGATAGTATATATGTTGATAGTCTTGAGTGGCTCTCTCGTCTCACTTCTTTGAAGACCTTTGCATTGTATGAGGCCAATTTTACTAAAGCAGGGCTTGAATCATTTAGAGTGCCACCTTTCTTATCAGACTTGGACCTATCAGATTGTCTACTTCCCAAAGTAGATCTTTCATCTCTTTCCCCTTCGAATTATTCGTCTAATTTTCTAAAAACTCTCACACTTGATGGTAATTCAATACATCCCACTGCAATTACTTGGTTTTTAAACTCAAGTAATAATCTTTTTGAACTTACTATATCATATAACTTCATAGATGGTTTATTTCCAGATTCCATTAGAGGAAAAAAATCTTTGTCAAAAGTTGATTTGCGTGGAAACACAGCTGAACTTGAAAATGGAGTACTAAAGTCCTTGGGGAATCTTTCCAACATGCAGATCTTAGATTTATCTCAAAACAACCTTAGTGGTACCTTCTTACATAATGTTTTAGAAAATCTAGCAGGTTCTGCCAAGAATTCATTAGAGACTTTAGATTTAAATGACAACCAACTTAGTGGGTCAATTCTTGAGGATGCTGAAAACACATTCCCATCTCTGAAAGTGCTAGATCTTGGTAATAATCGGTTGGAAGGTACTTTTCCTAGCCACTTGAGTCGATTTCCAAGTCTTGAATCATTGGATTTGTATGACAACCAACTCAGAGGACCATTACCTGATCTTTCATCAATGCCAAACTTGACAGAATTTTACGCAAGTAACAATAGGTTTAATGGTACTTCAACTGAGAGTATTATTGGTGAACTatctcatcttgagcttttatttGTCTCTTCAAACTCTCTTGTTGGGGTTATCTccgaagtgaacctaattaagtaTCCCAAATTGAAGAGACTATCTTTTTCCCATAACTCAGCTTTGAGATTGAAATTCAACTCCAATTGGGTTCCTATTCAGTGGCAAACCATAGAACTCGCATCTTGCAAGTTAGGTCCACAATTTCCTAGTTGGCTACAAACTCAATCACAACTCTCCCACCTTGACATTTCAGATAATGATATTTCTAGTGTTGTTCCCAATTGgttcagtaatatatcatctggGTTGTCGtacttaaatatgtctttcaatcTTCTTTATAGTACCTTGCCACATTTTCCATTGATAGGTGCTGGTATAGAAGTTGATTTGAGTTTCAATCAATTCCATGGTTCTATTCCATCTTCTCTCTCCAATGCATCCTATGTATATCTCTCCGATAATAATTTCACTAGTTGCAGCTTCTTTCTATGTGAAGCAAAAGATGCGGCAACATATTTTCTTGACATGTCCAATAATCAATTATTCGGAAGCCTTCCTGATTGTTGGGGGAATTTCAACAGCCATCTAAATTTTCTGAAGTTAGATTACAATGACTTCTCAAGAGAGATCCCAAGTTCCATTGGAAGTTTGACAAATATTCAATCTCTACAATTGGGGAACAATAACTTTTCAGGAGCTTTGCCTTCAACATTGGAGAATTGTACTAATATGCGAGCTTTGGATTTTGGATGGAATGGTTTGGAAGGAACAATACCGCGATGGATTGGTGAAAGATTTACATCATTAGTTTTTCTTAATCTGAAATCAAATAAATTTGTTGGAAACATACCATTGAGTCTCTGCCATCTTTCTCATATCCAAATATTGGATCTCTCCTCAAATGGTTTAAGTGGTGTTATTCCTTCATGCCTTGCGAATTTCACATCAATGGTCCACTCAGATTATTTAGATACAGAGATTTTGATGGTGGGACTTAATTTCCCTGGAGGCAATTCAAGTCTTTCATCACAAATTACTTGGAAAGGAGTAGAATATGAATATAAAAGTATTCTTGGTTTGTTAAGACTTATTGATCTATCGAATAATAAATTGACTGGAGAGATTCCAGCTGAAGTGACGCGTCTTGCGGAGTTGACTCAGTTAAACCTATCACGGAACGAGTTGAGTGGACACATTCCTGAAAATATTGGGAACTTGGGAAAGTTAGAATCTTTGGACTTGTCTCATAACAAGCTTTCCGGTAAAATTCCCAAAAGCTTGGCGGAATTATCTCTTCTGGATTATTTGGATTTGTCAAACAACAAGTTGTCAGGAAAAATCCCTACAAGCACTCAACTACAAAGTTTCAATGCTTCTGCATATACCATGAACCATGGACTCTATGGGCCTCCTCTAACCGATTGGCATGAAAGTGGAACTTCACCAGATAGTTTTTTGGCTTCAACTCAGGATCAAGAAGATGTAACATGGTTTAACTTGTCGTGGTTTTATAAAGGGATTGGGGTTGGATTCACTATTGGATTTTGTGGAGTTTGTATCAATTTTGTGATAATAAACTATTATTGGAGAAATTCTTACTTTATGTTCATGCATAGCGTAAGAAATATTCTATCAAATGGACTATTGAGGAGAAAGCTAGCTTGGATTCACAG ATCCCTCAGTTGA